Proteins encoded in a region of the Nicotiana tomentosiformis chromosome 9, ASM39032v3, whole genome shotgun sequence genome:
- the LOC104092160 gene encoding 3-ketoacyl-CoA synthase 20-like, with amino-acid sequence MGDEKIKNLVNTEAGRVSVEAKSERRNNNLPNFLLSVRLKYVKLGYHYLISNAMYVCLVPILGVLSVHLMTISVEDLVQLWDKLKFNLVTVIFCSALVVFLGTLYFMTRPRKVYLLDFSCYKPKPNVMCPKEIFMERSKQARIFTEENLAFQKKILERSGLGQKTYFPEALLRVPAEPNMAEARKEAEMVMFGAIDELLAKTGVKAKDIGILVVNCSLFNPTPSLSAMIVNHYKMRGNVMSYNLGGMGCSAGLISIDLAKQLLQVNPNSYALVVSMENITLNWYFGNNRSMLVSNCIFRMGGAAILLSNRSSDRRRSKYQLIHTVRTHKGADDRSYGCVFQEEDENKEVGVALSKDLMAVAGEALKTNITTLGPLVLPMSEQLLFFMTLVARKIFKMKIKPYIPDFKLAFEHFCIHAGGRAVLDELEKNLELSQWHMEPSRMTLYRFGNTSSSSLWYELAYSEAKGRIRKGDRTWQIAFGSGFKCNSAVWQALRTINPAKEKNPWMDEIDDFPVEVPRIVTIS; translated from the exons ATGGGTGATGAGAAAATTAAGAATCTTGTGAACACTGAAGCGGGACGAGTTTCGGTTgaggctaaaagtgaaagaagaaATAACAATCTTCCTAATTTTCTTCTATCAGTTAGGCTCAAATATGTGAAACTTGGTTACCATTATTTGATTAGCAATGCTATGTATGTGTGTTTGGTACCTATTTTGGGTGTGCTTTCAGTTCATCTTATGACTATTTCTGTGGAAGATTTAGTCCAATTATGGGATAAGTTGAAATTCAATCTTGTCACAGTAATTTTTTGCTCTGCTCTAGTGGTATTTTTAGGTACACTTTATTTTATGACAAGGCCTAGGAAAGTGTACTTATTGGATTTTTCATGTTACAAACCTAAGCCAAATGTTATGTGTCCTAAGGAAATTTTTATGGAGAGGTCAAAACAAGCCAGGATTTTCACTGAGGAGAATTTAGCGTTTCAAAAGAAGATATTAGAGAGATCAGGATTGGGACAAAAGACATATTTTCCGGAGGCGCTTTTGAGAGTGCCTGCAGAGCCTAATATGGCCGAGGCGAGGAAAGAAGCTGAAATGGTGATGTTTGGTGCCATTGATGAATTGTTGGCGAAAACTGGAGTGAAAGCTAAGGATATTGGGATTCTTGTTGTGAATTGCAGCTTGTTTAATCCAACTCCTTCACTTTCTGCTATGATTGTTAACCATTACAAGATGAGGGGAAATGTTATGAGCTATAATCTTGGTGGTATGGGCTGTAGTGCTGGACTCATTTCTATTGACCTTGCCAAACAACTATTACAG GTCAATCCTAATTCATATGCACTTGTAGTGAGTATGGAAAACATAACACTCAATTGGTACTTTGGCAACAATAGATCAATGCTTGTCTCAAATTGCATATTCAGAATGGGAGGTGCTGCAATTCTGCTATCAAACAGATCATCAGATCGTCGTCGTTCAAAATACCAGCTAATTCACACAGTACGTACACACAAAGGCGCCGATGACAGGAGCTATGGCTGCGTTTTCCAGGAGGAGGACGAGAATAAGGAGGTCGGTGTTGCCCTATCGAAGGACCTAATGGCCGTTGCAGGGGAAGCGTTAAAAACCAACATCACTACCCTCGGGCCATTAGTCCTACCTATGTCCGAGCAACTTTTATTTTTCATGACATTAGTCGCGAGAAAAATCTTCAAGATGAAAATCAAGCCTTATATACCGGATTTCAAGTTGGCATTCGAGCATTTCTGCATACACGCAGGAGGAAGGGCCGTGCTGGATGAGCTCGAGAAGAATCTCGAGCTCAGCCAGTGGCATATGGAACCATCAAGAATGACACTTTATAGGTTTGGTAACACTTCAAGTAGTTCTTTGTGGTATGAATTGGCTTATTCTGAAGCTAAAGGGAGAATAAGAAAGGGAGATAGAACATGGCAAATTGCATTTGGCTCAGGATTTAAGTGTAATAGTGCTGTTTGGCAAGCTTTGAGGACTATTAATCCTGCTAAAGAGAAGAATCCTTGGATGGATGAGATTGATGATTTCCCAGTTGAAGTGCCTAGAATTGTGACAATTAGTTGA